In Leptodesmis sichuanensis A121, the following are encoded in one genomic region:
- a CDS encoding J domain-containing protein: MSEDRTAPESGAARKPYQKVLDDSYYGLLGVHPSASMRDIRQAYRDLSKLYHPDTTKLPTAIATARFQQLNEAYATLSNPERRGVYDRKIGYSSVPVIQPLPNLNTPAKQPRKYQSSSAYLDPTDRPLSPGELFALFIMGVTLVGCLCLAIMVGLTRGEALLQTQMVQNETGLPLIQTAPVSDPVPVRSTDFLDKTKLSPEPAIAVPDQTKASFQPPASGVPAQVPVEAPVPATFPPESLPDAPQKAAS, translated from the coding sequence GTGAGTGAGGATCGAACGGCCCCCGAGAGTGGAGCAGCTAGAAAGCCGTATCAAAAGGTGTTGGATGACAGCTATTACGGGTTGCTGGGTGTGCATCCTTCGGCATCAATGCGAGATATCCGGCAAGCCTATCGGGACTTGAGCAAGTTGTACCACCCCGATACAACAAAGCTGCCTACGGCGATCGCTACTGCCAGGTTTCAGCAATTGAATGAAGCCTATGCCACGCTTAGCAACCCGGAACGACGGGGAGTATACGATCGTAAAATTGGTTACTCGTCTGTTCCAGTCATTCAACCCTTACCAAACTTAAACACGCCTGCGAAACAACCGCGCAAGTATCAATCCTCGTCTGCCTATCTGGATCCGACCGATCGCCCTTTGTCTCCTGGAGAATTGTTTGCCCTATTCATCATGGGTGTCACCCTGGTTGGATGTTTGTGTCTGGCCATCATGGTTGGACTAACACGGGGAGAAGCGTTACTGCAAACCCAAATGGTACAAAATGAGACTGGGCTACCTTTGATTCAGACTGCCCCAGTTTCCGACCCAGTACCTGTTCGTTCCACGGATTTCTTAGACAAAACTAAACTGTCTCCAGAACCAGCGATCGCGGTGCCAGATCAAACAAAGGCATCTTTCCAACCACCTGCATCAGGGGTACCCGCTCAAGTGCCTGTAGAGGCTCCTGTTCCTGCGACTTTCCCACCTGAGTCTTTACCTGATGCCCCGCAAAAGGCTGCATCCTGA
- a CDS encoding RluA family pseudouridine synthase, which yields MINQGWSYREQVDRRSAGQTVLEYYTCHYRHSSPSEWQERIVLGQVLLNDRVTTAEERLQAGQWLTYHRPPWEEPEVPLAFEILYEDDDLWVIAKPAGLPVLPGGGFLEHTLLWQLQQQYPQDTPIPIHRLGRGTSGLMLLARSPLARAQLTQQMRDRQIRKVYRALVGVGDLEDGFTITQPIGKLPHPVLGYVYGATSNGLPAHSECQVLQRRSDATLLEVTILTGRPHQIRIHLAAVGYPLLGDPLYDVGGVPRLASFSHPEKVPVPGDCGYHLHAYHLTFTHPGTGRSMNMTCPAPPELWG from the coding sequence ATGATAAATCAGGGTTGGAGTTATCGAGAGCAGGTCGATCGCCGATCGGCAGGGCAAACGGTGTTGGAGTATTACACCTGTCACTATCGTCACTCCAGTCCATCTGAATGGCAGGAACGAATTGTTCTGGGGCAGGTGTTATTGAATGACCGAGTAACCACGGCTGAGGAACGGTTACAGGCAGGGCAATGGCTCACTTATCACCGCCCCCCCTGGGAAGAACCAGAGGTGCCACTGGCTTTTGAAATTCTGTATGAGGACGACGATCTGTGGGTGATTGCCAAGCCTGCTGGATTACCTGTCCTACCGGGGGGAGGTTTTTTAGAACATACGCTGCTCTGGCAATTGCAACAGCAGTATCCCCAGGACACGCCCATCCCGATTCATCGCCTGGGACGGGGTACGTCTGGCTTAATGCTGCTGGCCCGATCGCCCCTGGCCCGTGCTCAACTCACTCAACAAATGCGCGATCGCCAGATTCGCAAAGTGTATCGAGCATTGGTGGGAGTCGGAGATCTGGAAGATGGCTTTACAATTACCCAGCCGATCGGCAAACTTCCCCATCCAGTTCTGGGCTATGTGTATGGCGCAACCAGTAATGGCTTACCTGCCCACAGTGAATGCCAGGTTTTGCAGCGGCGCTCTGATGCTACTTTACTAGAAGTCACCATTCTTACCGGACGACCGCACCAGATTCGGATTCATTTAGCGGCAGTGGGCTATCCCTTACTTGGCGATCCACTTTATGACGTGGGAGGCGTTCCCCGATTAGCATCTTTCAGTCATCCTGAAAAGGTTCCTGTGCCGGGTGATTGTGGCTATCACCTGCACGCCTATCACCTTACCTTCACTCATCCCGGAACGGGGCGATCGATGAACATGACCTGTCCTGCCCCTCCAGAACTGTGGGGCTAG
- the cdaA gene encoding diadenylate cyclase CdaA has product MGDFWRQWLADPVWTPSLCLIPLQNLLNRFLPGHVADTVWSLVDVSLVIILTYMMLVIIGERRTLWMVRGFIILMLAAAVSTRLDLRLLSFVLNNLVIGSAVAMAFILQSEFRRFLEQLGRGQILQLIQPYQRSPHKSSSTVDEIVDAVKELSQNRTGALMIIETGSPIDERDFSVPGVRLNAEVSKELLQTIFQTSTLLHDGAVLIRDTRIVAAGVILPLSERTASRQLGTRHRAAMGITERVENCICVVVSEETGSISLAERGILNRPLTSSKLKELLEARLSQGGDRETVAPNLRSMVRQVLATPWTLIKQLFPGRKHKN; this is encoded by the coding sequence ATGGGAGACTTTTGGAGGCAATGGCTGGCGGATCCTGTCTGGACACCATCTTTGTGCCTGATTCCCCTCCAAAATTTATTAAACCGATTTTTACCTGGCCACGTTGCAGACACCGTTTGGTCACTGGTTGATGTCAGTTTGGTGATCATCCTGACTTATATGATGTTGGTCATCATCGGTGAGCGTCGCACACTGTGGATGGTGCGTGGCTTTATTATCCTCATGCTGGCGGCGGCTGTTAGTACACGATTGGACTTAAGGTTGCTGAGTTTCGTGCTGAACAACCTGGTCATTGGTTCAGCCGTTGCTATGGCTTTCATTTTGCAATCAGAGTTCAGACGGTTTCTGGAACAATTAGGTCGGGGACAGATCCTGCAGTTGATCCAGCCGTACCAGCGGAGTCCCCACAAATCCAGTAGTACAGTGGATGAGATTGTAGATGCAGTGAAAGAACTATCGCAAAACCGTACCGGGGCACTGATGATTATTGAAACCGGCAGCCCAATTGATGAACGAGATTTTTCCGTGCCAGGAGTGCGGCTGAACGCCGAAGTATCGAAAGAGCTGTTACAAACCATTTTTCAAACCAGTACGCTATTACATGACGGGGCTGTTTTGATCCGAGATACCCGGATTGTGGCCGCAGGGGTAATTCTGCCCCTTTCCGAACGCACCGCTTCTCGCCAACTGGGTACTCGCCACCGGGCTGCAATGGGAATTACGGAACGGGTCGAAAACTGCATTTGCGTGGTTGTTTCTGAAGAAACAGGATCTATTTCCCTGGCCGAACGGGGAATACTCAATCGACCCTTGACCAGCAGTAAACTGAAAGAACTTTTGGAGGCACGCCTGTCTCAAGGAGGCGATCGCGAAACGGTCGCACCGAACCTCCGCAGTATGGTTCGTCAAGTCCTGGCTACCCCGTGGACGTTAATTAAACAATTATTCCCAGGACGAAAACATAAAAATTAA
- the rimI gene encoding ribosomal protein S18-alanine N-acetyltransferase, whose translation MKVLELRSLTSDQIPAALELDQRALGGLWSWDGYQREIDSPNSDLLVFKQKAESKPSLVISPSSLAEDKGRRTNEPSIVMGKGQRIKDQELEIQNPKSKIQNPTPHSPLLALGCSWAIAEEAHITLLAVDLAYQQQGLGQAMLYALLAAAYQRQLERATLEVRVSNQAALALYTKFGFREAGRRKRYYQDTGEDALVLWRGGIQHPNFPQELQQWQKMVGDRLSQAKWELALEF comes from the coding sequence GTGAAAGTTCTAGAATTACGATCGCTGACCTCCGACCAGATTCCTGCCGCCCTGGAACTCGATCAGCGTGCTTTAGGAGGGCTGTGGTCATGGGATGGCTATCAACGAGAAATTGACAGTCCGAATAGTGACTTGTTGGTGTTCAAGCAGAAGGCAGAGAGCAAACCATCATTAGTCATTAGTCCTTCGTCATTGGCAGAGGACAAAGGCCGCAGGACAAACGAACCGTCAATCGTCATGGGCAAAGGACAAAGGATAAAAGACCAAGAACTGGAAATTCAAAATCCAAAATCCAAAATCCAAAATCCCACCCCCCACTCCCCCTTACTTGCTCTTGGCTGTTCCTGGGCGATCGCCGAGGAAGCCCACATTACCTTGTTGGCCGTTGATCTCGCCTATCAGCAGCAGGGATTGGGGCAGGCGATGTTGTATGCTTTGCTAGCCGCAGCTTACCAACGTCAATTAGAACGAGCTACGCTGGAAGTGCGGGTATCTAATCAGGCCGCTCTGGCACTCTACACCAAATTTGGCTTTCGAGAAGCTGGCCGACGCAAGCGCTACTACCAGGACACAGGAGAAGATGCCCTGGTTCTCTGGCGAGGCGGCATCCAGCATCCCAACTTTCCTCAAGAATTACAGCAGTGGCAAAAGATGGTGGGCGATCGGCTGTCTCAGGCTAAATGGGAATTGGCTCTTGAGTTTTAG
- the lysA gene encoding diaminopimelate decarboxylase, translating to MEDTKPTMVSLPATEVENSGRRYLPSLPSTDENPSPNQFLLPLTARVNSQDHLEIGGCDVVDLVKQFGSPLYILDEDTLRLACRQYREAFVRYYPGESQPIYASKAWNCLAVCAIVASEELGIDVVSGGELLTALEAGFTPDRIYLHGNNKSLDELCFAVESGITIVVDNWLELETLANFETAASGSEPIQNPKSKIQNPIRVMIRLTPGIECHTHEYIRTGHLDSKFGFDPNQLDDVFRFLSEHPNLSCVGLHAHIGSQIFELQPHEDLGPVMVQWLTKATQYGLAIQELNIGGGLGIRYTEADDPPSIDAWVKVVAQSLAQACDLQNIPYPKVICEPGRSLIGSACVTAYTIGGHKTIPGIRTYIAVDGGMSDNPRPITYQSVYRAVVANRMSAPCTETVTVAGKHCESGDVLIKEAKLPATQPGDLLVIPATGAYNYSMSSNYNRIPRPAAVLVHAGEANVILQRETYRDLIRQDRLPERLRSLTTEV from the coding sequence ATGGAGGACACAAAGCCCACAATGGTATCGCTCCCAGCCACAGAAGTTGAGAATTCTGGTCGCCGTTACTTACCCTCACTGCCATCTACCGACGAAAATCCATCGCCGAATCAGTTTCTGTTGCCGCTAACGGCACGGGTGAACAGCCAGGATCATCTAGAAATTGGTGGCTGCGATGTCGTGGATTTGGTGAAGCAGTTTGGTTCCCCGCTTTACATTCTGGATGAGGATACGCTGCGCCTTGCCTGTCGCCAGTATCGAGAAGCCTTTGTTCGCTACTATCCAGGGGAATCTCAACCCATCTATGCTTCCAAAGCCTGGAATTGTCTGGCCGTCTGTGCGATCGTTGCCAGCGAGGAACTGGGCATTGATGTCGTCTCCGGAGGCGAATTGCTGACTGCTTTAGAAGCCGGATTTACCCCCGATCGAATTTACCTGCACGGTAACAATAAATCCCTGGATGAATTGTGCTTTGCCGTGGAGTCTGGCATCACGATCGTCGTAGACAACTGGCTGGAACTCGAAACCCTCGCCAACTTTGAAACTGCCGCTTCAGGCTCTGAACCAATCCAAAATCCAAAATCCAAAATCCAAAATCCCATCCGGGTCATGATCCGCCTCACCCCTGGCATCGAATGTCACACCCACGAATACATTCGCACTGGGCACCTGGACAGCAAATTTGGCTTTGACCCCAATCAACTGGATGATGTATTCCGGTTTTTGAGCGAACATCCTAATTTGTCCTGCGTTGGATTACACGCTCACATTGGTTCCCAGATTTTTGAATTGCAGCCCCATGAAGATTTGGGGCCAGTGATGGTACAGTGGCTGACCAAGGCAACACAGTATGGATTGGCCATTCAGGAGTTGAATATTGGGGGTGGTCTGGGAATTCGCTACACAGAAGCGGACGATCCACCCAGTATCGATGCCTGGGTAAAGGTTGTGGCTCAGTCTCTGGCACAGGCGTGTGACTTGCAAAACATTCCCTATCCTAAAGTGATTTGTGAACCGGGACGATCGCTGATCGGTTCGGCCTGCGTCACGGCTTATACGATCGGGGGGCATAAGACTATTCCCGGCATCCGTACCTATATTGCCGTGGATGGGGGAATGTCAGACAATCCGCGTCCCATTACTTATCAGTCGGTGTACCGCGCTGTGGTGGCGAATCGTATGTCTGCTCCCTGCACAGAAACGGTGACAGTAGCCGGGAAACATTGCGAATCTGGTGACGTTCTCATCAAGGAGGCAAAATTACCCGCCACTCAACCGGGTGATCTACTCGTCATTCCGGCCACTGGCGCATACAATTACAGCATGTCATCAAATTACAATCGCATACCCCGTCCGGCGGCTGTACTGGTTCATGCAGGGGAAGCTAATGTGATCCTGCAACGTGAAACTTACAGAGATTTGATTCGTCAAGACCGCCTGCCTGAACGGTTGCGATCGCTGACCACTGAGGTTTAG
- a CDS encoding YaaW family protein: protein MDELRTALEWATDEELQDLTEILFRPKFNPLDYLHTPAPLQVQSQDREAWLDSLEDRIRFLAADGMTVLSGKTRQLSYRQILIQVCRYLKLPYQASMSTIDLEAEVFLALLGRAWKQLPASEKGELTLQLKQSLTKSQLLPQLPLAAQQDPMSLVVKGGTALAVTSLVRPMVLQLIAHQFALHFARYQVAQQAAALGGAIATQFQRHLTVQMARQGMAVSAARYAAVRGVFACLGPALWAWFFADLGWRAISTNYGRIIPTIYALAQIRLTRVECFEPA from the coding sequence GTGGACGAATTGAGAACGGCTCTGGAATGGGCAACGGATGAGGAGTTACAAGACCTGACGGAAATTCTCTTCCGTCCCAAATTTAACCCACTGGATTATCTACATACGCCTGCGCCTCTGCAGGTTCAGAGCCAGGATCGGGAGGCGTGGTTGGACTCCCTGGAAGACCGCATTCGCTTCTTAGCAGCGGATGGCATGACAGTTTTAAGTGGTAAGACCAGGCAACTGAGTTATCGCCAGATCCTGATTCAGGTTTGCCGTTACCTCAAGCTGCCTTATCAAGCGTCCATGTCCACAATTGATCTGGAAGCGGAAGTCTTTTTAGCGCTCCTGGGACGGGCCTGGAAACAACTGCCAGCGTCGGAAAAGGGAGAATTAACCCTGCAATTGAAGCAATCCCTCACCAAGTCTCAACTTCTGCCCCAGTTGCCTCTGGCGGCCCAACAGGATCCCATGAGTCTGGTAGTGAAAGGCGGTACCGCTCTAGCGGTCACGTCCCTGGTGCGTCCGATGGTGCTGCAATTGATTGCCCATCAATTTGCGCTGCACTTTGCCCGATATCAGGTTGCGCAACAGGCGGCGGCTCTGGGTGGAGCGATCGCAACTCAGTTTCAGAGACACCTGACCGTTCAAATGGCTCGTCAGGGAATGGCAGTCAGTGCGGCCCGGTATGCAGCCGTGCGGGGAGTGTTTGCCTGTTTAGGGCCAGCGTTGTGGGCCTGGTTTTTCGCAGATTTAGGATGGCGAGCGATTTCTACGAACTATGGGCGCATTATTCCCACCATTTATGCCCTGGCTCAAATTCGCCTGACCCGTGTGGAGTGCTTTGAACCTGCTTAA
- a CDS encoding isoprenyl transferase — protein MTANSTVLQLLPADLQRERLPRHVAVIMDGNGRWAKRRGMPRIMGHRRGVDVLKDLLRCCRDWGIEALTAYAFSTENWGRPLEEVEFLMTLFERVLRQELREMMQENVRIRFVGNLHALPLSLQAEIERSVEATANNSGIQFTVATNYGGRQEIIQACRSIAEKVQQGLIEPEQIDEALFERHLYTTGICDPDLLIRTSGEMRLSNFLLWQMAYGELYVTDTLWPDFDRNEFHQALCAYQQRDRRFGKL, from the coding sequence ATGACCGCAAACTCAACCGTCCTGCAACTGTTACCCGCTGACCTGCAACGAGAGCGTCTACCCCGACATGTTGCCGTCATTATGGATGGCAACGGTCGCTGGGCAAAACGGCGGGGAATGCCACGAATTATGGGTCATCGGCGGGGAGTCGATGTCCTGAAAGATTTGTTACGGTGCTGCCGCGATTGGGGCATTGAAGCGTTAACGGCCTATGCCTTTTCCACTGAGAACTGGGGCCGCCCCTTGGAAGAGGTGGAGTTTCTTATGACGCTGTTTGAGCGGGTACTAAGGCAAGAACTGCGCGAAATGATGCAGGAAAACGTTCGTATTCGGTTTGTGGGCAATCTCCATGCCTTACCGCTTTCCCTGCAAGCTGAAATTGAACGGTCTGTAGAGGCTACCGCTAATAATTCCGGGATTCAATTCACAGTGGCCACAAACTACGGGGGACGGCAAGAAATCATCCAGGCGTGCCGTAGTATTGCCGAAAAGGTACAACAGGGATTAATTGAGCCGGAACAAATTGACGAAGCATTGTTTGAGCGGCACCTCTACACCACAGGAATTTGTGACCCAGACTTACTCATCCGCACCAGTGGCGAAATGCGCCTGAGTAACTTCCTTCTCTGGCAAATGGCCTATGGAGAACTGTATGTCACCGATACCCTGTGGCCTGACTTCGATCGCAACGAATTCCACCAGGCTCTCTGTGCCTACCAGCAACGAGACAGAAGGTTTGGGAAATTATAA
- a CDS encoding ATP-dependent Clp protease ATP-binding subunit: MFERFTEKAIKVIMLAQEEARRLGHNFVGTEQILLGLIGEGTGVAAKVLKSMGVNLKDARIEVEKIIGRGSGFVAVEIPFTPRAKRVLELSLEEARQLGHNYIGTEHLLLGLIREGEGVAARVLENLGVDLSKVRTQVIRMLGETAEVTSGGPQGRTKTPTLDEFGSNLTQLASEGKLDPVVGRQKEIERVIQILGRRTKNNPVLIGEPGVGKTAIAEGLAQRIANDDVPDILEDKRVVTLDIGLLVAGTKYRGEFEERLKKIMDEIRSAGNVILVIDEVHTLIGAGAAEGAIDAANILKPALARGELQCIGATTLDEYRKHIERDAALERRFQPVMVGEPSVEETIEILRGLRERYEQHHKLKISDAALEAAAKLSDRYISDRFLPDKAIDLIDEAGSRVRLINSQLPPAAKELDKELRQVLKDKDDAVRSQNFDRAGTLRDREMEIKAEIKAIAQNKKSEAASGDETPIVSEEDIAQIVASWTGVPVNKLTESESEKLLHMEDTLHQRLIGQDEAVKAVSRAIRRARVGLKNPNRPIASFIFSGPTGVGKTELTKALASYFFGSEEAMIRLDMSEYMERHTVSKLIGSPPGYVGYNEGGQLTEAVRRRPYTVVLFDEIEKAHPDVFNMLLQILEDGRLTDAKGRTVDFKNTLLIMTSNIGSKVIEKGGGGLGFEFATEDAAESQYNRIRSLVNEELKQYFRPEFLNRLDEIIVFRQLKEDEIKEIADIMLKEVFNRLKDQGITLEVTESFKNRLVKEGYNPSYGARPLRRAIMRLLEDSLAEEILSGRVKDGDTAIVDVDEDGQVKVLQGEKRELLPQAVE; encoded by the coding sequence ATGTTTGAACGCTTCACAGAAAAAGCTATCAAAGTTATTATGCTCGCTCAGGAGGAGGCTCGCCGCCTGGGGCATAATTTTGTGGGTACAGAACAGATCCTCCTGGGTCTGATTGGAGAAGGGACCGGCGTCGCCGCCAAAGTACTCAAATCCATGGGAGTTAATCTCAAGGATGCTCGGATCGAAGTTGAAAAAATTATTGGCCGAGGCTCTGGCTTCGTTGCCGTCGAAATTCCATTTACCCCCCGAGCCAAACGGGTACTGGAATTATCGCTGGAAGAAGCCCGTCAGCTTGGCCATAACTACATTGGTACGGAACACCTCCTTCTGGGGCTGATCCGCGAAGGAGAAGGGGTTGCCGCCAGGGTTCTGGAAAATCTGGGAGTGGATCTGTCTAAGGTTCGGACTCAGGTGATCCGGATGCTGGGCGAAACCGCAGAAGTCACTTCCGGCGGGCCTCAAGGTCGTACCAAAACACCAACGCTGGATGAATTTGGTTCTAACCTGACGCAATTGGCCTCGGAAGGTAAGTTGGATCCCGTGGTGGGTCGTCAGAAAGAGATTGAGCGGGTGATCCAGATCCTGGGTCGTCGGACGAAAAACAATCCGGTTCTGATTGGGGAACCTGGGGTTGGTAAAACGGCGATCGCAGAAGGACTGGCTCAACGCATCGCTAACGATGATGTGCCGGACATTTTAGAAGACAAGCGAGTCGTCACTCTGGACATTGGCCTGCTGGTGGCTGGCACCAAATATCGTGGGGAGTTTGAAGAACGCCTCAAGAAGATCATGGATGAAATCCGCTCAGCGGGTAATGTCATCCTGGTTATCGACGAAGTGCATACCCTGATTGGAGCCGGAGCCGCTGAAGGGGCGATTGATGCAGCCAACATTCTGAAGCCCGCTCTGGCACGGGGCGAACTGCAATGTATTGGTGCCACCACGCTGGATGAGTATCGCAAGCACATCGAACGGGACGCGGCTCTCGAACGTCGCTTCCAACCTGTCATGGTGGGTGAACCCAGCGTTGAAGAAACGATCGAAATCTTGCGGGGGCTGCGGGAGCGTTATGAGCAGCACCACAAGCTCAAGATTTCTGATGCCGCTCTCGAAGCAGCCGCCAAGTTGTCAGACCGTTATATTTCCGATCGCTTCCTACCTGACAAAGCGATTGACTTGATCGACGAAGCCGGATCCCGCGTTCGCTTAATCAACTCCCAGTTGCCTCCTGCGGCAAAGGAATTGGATAAGGAACTGCGCCAGGTGCTGAAGGATAAGGACGATGCCGTTCGTTCCCAAAACTTTGACCGGGCCGGAACCCTCCGCGATCGCGAGATGGAAATTAAGGCTGAAATTAAGGCGATCGCTCAGAACAAGAAGAGTGAGGCCGCCAGTGGGGATGAAACACCGATTGTTTCTGAGGAAGACATCGCTCAGATTGTTGCTTCCTGGACTGGCGTTCCCGTTAACAAGCTCACCGAGTCCGAGTCTGAAAAACTGTTGCACATGGAAGATACCCTGCATCAGCGGTTGATTGGTCAGGACGAAGCGGTGAAGGCTGTCTCTCGGGCGATTCGGCGCGCCCGGGTTGGTTTGAAGAATCCCAACCGTCCGATCGCCAGCTTTATCTTCTCCGGCCCGACTGGAGTGGGTAAGACGGAGTTAACCAAGGCACTGGCCTCCTACTTCTTCGGTTCTGAAGAAGCCATGATCCGGCTGGATATGTCGGAATACATGGAGCGCCATACGGTGTCCAAGCTGATTGGTTCGCCTCCGGGCTACGTCGGTTACAACGAAGGGGGTCAGTTGACGGAGGCGGTTCGTCGTCGGCCTTACACGGTTGTGCTGTTCGACGAAATTGAGAAAGCCCACCCTGATGTCTTCAATATGCTGTTGCAGATTCTGGAAGATGGCCGCTTGACCGATGCCAAGGGTCGCACGGTGGACTTCAAGAATACCCTGCTGATCATGACCTCCAACATTGGATCGAAGGTCATTGAGAAGGGTGGTGGTGGTCTTGGCTTCGAGTTCGCCACCGAAGACGCAGCCGAGTCTCAATACAACCGGATTCGCTCTCTGGTGAACGAGGAACTGAAGCAGTACTTCCGCCCAGAATTCCTCAACCGTCTGGATGAGATCATTGTCTTCCGTCAACTCAAGGAAGACGAGATCAAGGAGATCGCCGACATCATGTTGAAGGAGGTCTTCAATCGGTTGAAGGATCAAGGCATTACGCTGGAAGTTACGGAAAGCTTCAAGAATCGCCTGGTGAAGGAAGGGTACAACCCCAGTTATGGTGCCCGTCCGCTCCGCCGCGCCATTATGCGACTGCTGGAAGACTCCCTCGCTGAGGAAATCCTCTCCGGTCGTGTGAAGGATGGCGATACCGCGATCGTTGATGTAGACGAAGACGGTCAAGTCAAAGTCCTGCAAGGCGAGAAGCGCGAACTGCTACCTCAAGCGGTTGAATAA
- a CDS encoding O-antigen ligase family protein, producing MNLLKRSLQKWRIPLQDHPDPRLHLSWNWAQLALIVLPFSPLLASFGIFFALLALWKTHARLMLARPFNQGLIALSILMLLSATFAAHPGDAFLGLFNFLPFFLGFAVLSELIQSPAQLRRMAWIVVYTSVPVVLIGLLQMLAGSMGWQQPFHPQILWVLLEWNIDPKGTPPGRMSSIFFYANVLASYLVISFSLAMGLWMEAVGEGRRTKNQEAHKIPNPKSQIPNWLSCHSQVLFLTLVFVGNAIALILTNSRNAWVIATIACLACGLYRGWYWLWMGVSAVAGIVLGASFAPSPLREGLRHIVPAFFWARLTDELYPDRPVPTLRTTQWQFALHLTQQRPWTGWGLRNFSPLYEAATQFKLGHPHNLPFMLLCETGIPATLLFLGLVGWAVVQGFRQLSSFGDGRDRWILLTFLIAFLSCAGFSLFDITLFDARLNWYGWFLLAGILGVSRPSMRMRDEGWGIIHFLRDHD from the coding sequence TTGAACCTGCTTAAGCGATCGCTCCAGAAGTGGCGCATCCCGTTACAAGATCACCCTGATCCGCGATTGCACCTATCCTGGAACTGGGCGCAACTGGCCTTAATCGTTCTACCATTTAGCCCACTGTTGGCTAGTTTTGGCATTTTCTTTGCCCTGCTGGCCCTCTGGAAAACTCATGCCCGGTTGATGCTGGCCCGTCCCTTCAATCAGGGCTTAATTGCACTCAGTATCTTGATGCTGCTCAGTGCTACTTTCGCGGCTCATCCTGGAGATGCCTTTCTTGGGTTGTTTAACTTCCTGCCCTTTTTTCTAGGGTTTGCTGTTCTCAGTGAATTGATTCAATCTCCCGCCCAACTACGTCGGATGGCCTGGATTGTTGTCTACACATCGGTACCCGTTGTTCTGATTGGCCTGCTACAGATGCTGGCTGGGAGCATGGGGTGGCAGCAGCCCTTCCATCCTCAAATTCTGTGGGTGCTGTTGGAGTGGAACATTGACCCCAAAGGGACTCCTCCAGGCCGGATGTCTTCCATCTTTTTTTATGCCAACGTGCTGGCGAGCTATCTGGTGATCAGTTTCTCTCTGGCAATGGGACTTTGGATGGAGGCTGTAGGAGAAGGACGAAGGACAAAGAACCAAGAAGCACACAAAATCCCAAATCCCAAATCCCAAATCCCAAATTGGTTATCCTGCCACTCGCAAGTTCTATTTTTAACCCTGGTATTTGTGGGGAATGCAATCGCCCTGATCCTGACCAATTCCCGGAATGCCTGGGTGATCGCCACGATCGCCTGTCTTGCCTGCGGGCTGTACCGGGGCTGGTACTGGCTATGGATGGGTGTGAGTGCCGTGGCAGGGATAGTGCTAGGAGCGTCCTTTGCCCCTTCTCCTTTACGAGAAGGGTTACGACACATCGTTCCAGCCTTCTTTTGGGCACGGCTCACCGATGAACTGTATCCCGATCGCCCAGTTCCGACCTTAAGGACAACTCAATGGCAATTTGCGTTGCATCTCACGCAACAGCGGCCCTGGACAGGCTGGGGGTTAAGAAACTTTAGCCCGTTGTACGAGGCAGCAACTCAGTTCAAGCTCGGCCATCCCCATAACCTGCCATTCATGCTGCTGTGTGAGACGGGTATTCCAGCCACGCTGTTGTTTTTAGGACTGGTGGGTTGGGCAGTGGTTCAGGGGTTCAGGCAACTATCCAGTTTTGGGGATGGGCGCGATCGCTGGATTCTATTGACCTTCCTGATTGCTTTCCTCAGTTGTGCAGGATTTTCCCTCTTTGATATCACCCTGTTCGATGCCCGCCTTAACTGGTATGGCTGGTTTTTATTGGCAGGAATATTGGGAGTATCAAGGCCGTCAATGAGGATGAGGGATGAGGGATGGGGGATTATCCACTTTCTTAGGGATCACGATTGA
- a CDS encoding DUF3143 domain-containing protein gives MNSMTLPPADTPLYNHPLPEIERWLADRGCQQDKTDLHCWYLEQPTWKAELWLDVDQLTVRYFNFGEGDRAVQRSFKYSLSRQDIEDAIFAGP, from the coding sequence ATGAACAGCATGACCCTTCCACCCGCTGATACGCCGCTATACAATCACCCCTTACCTGAAATTGAACGCTGGTTAGCCGATCGCGGTTGCCAGCAAGATAAGACCGATCTGCATTGCTGGTATCTCGAACAACCCACATGGAAAGCCGAACTCTGGTTAGATGTGGATCAATTAACCGTCCGTTATTTCAACTTTGGGGAAGGCGATCGTGCTGTGCAGCGATCGTTCAAATACTCGCTCAGTCGTCAGGATATTGAGGACGCGATTTTTGCAGGGCCTTAA